In Deinococcus sp. QL22, the following are encoded in one genomic region:
- a CDS encoding WecB/TagA/CpsF family glycosyltransferase: protein MTNARPAEPSTPTPADSARLDLFGLPLDVISLDATLDLLGEWMFTQSRAPHTVVTLNPELIVQSRSHPEFAGAVQIADLVTADGVGIVYAARQLHGVEVPRAPGFDIVAGLMKRHGADLRVFFLGAKPGVAEVAAQNAARDYGITVAGVHHGYFDLPEDQRVADLVGASNAHLVLTAMGGGRQETFNQYWRQVLNAPVLIGCGGVIDVLAGTADLAPAWTRRMGVEWIWRVVGDRKRWNRAPRLAQFVRLVRAEKKRLGR, encoded by the coding sequence ATGACCAACGCCCGCCCCGCCGAACCCTCCACGCCCACCCCCGCCGATTCCGCTCGTTTGGATCTGTTCGGGTTGCCGCTGGACGTGATTTCTCTGGACGCCACCTTGGATTTGTTGGGCGAGTGGATGTTCACGCAGTCCCGCGCCCCGCACACCGTGGTCACGCTGAACCCTGAATTGATCGTGCAGTCGCGCAGCCACCCCGAATTTGCAGGCGCGGTGCAGATCGCTGATCTGGTGACCGCAGACGGCGTGGGCATCGTGTACGCGGCCCGCCAACTGCACGGCGTAGAAGTACCGCGTGCGCCCGGGTTCGACATCGTGGCAGGCCTGATGAAACGGCACGGGGCCGACCTGCGGGTGTTCTTCCTCGGTGCAAAACCCGGTGTGGCGGAAGTGGCCGCCCAGAATGCCGCCCGCGACTACGGGATTACGGTGGCAGGCGTCCATCACGGCTATTTTGATCTGCCCGAAGACCAGCGCGTGGCCGACTTGGTGGGGGCCAGCAACGCCCATTTAGTTCTGACCGCGATGGGCGGCGGGCGGCAGGAAACCTTCAACCAATACTGGCGGCAGGTGCTCAATGCGCCTGTGCTGATCGGTTGCGGCGGCGTGATTGACGTGCTGGCCGGAACCGCTGACCTTGCCCCCGCATGGACGCGCCGAATGGGCGTGGAATGGATCTGGCGCGTGGTGGGAGACCGCAAACGCTGGAACCGTGCGCCTCGGTTGGCGCAATTCGTGCGGCTGGTGCGGGCTGAGAAGAAGCGGTTGGGACGGTAA